A genomic window from Aurantimicrobium photophilum includes:
- a CDS encoding sulfite exporter TauE/SafE family protein gives MLIPLLVTGVVGGFLSGFFGVGGGIIMVPLLMMWAKFDQKRASATSLLAIVPTSLVGAMTYASNHQVDVLVAVFVAIGAIVGAPLGSKLLRVLPVAVVHWTFITMMVIEAFRLLFVTDVTRGSFELTFFTGAGLIGLGLLMGVASGMLGIGGGVIAVPVFMSVFGLAPLLAKGTSLLAMVPTAIAGTIPNLRAGLVVLKDGVVVGIAAVAASFGGVALAFILPDQLSAQLFGLLLLGVAIQSAVRRLNKRAVKK, from the coding sequence TTGCTGATTCCATTACTTGTCACCGGCGTCGTCGGAGGGTTTCTCTCTGGCTTCTTTGGTGTCGGTGGCGGCATCATCATGGTGCCATTGCTCATGATGTGGGCAAAGTTTGATCAGAAGCGGGCATCTGCCACGTCACTGCTCGCTATCGTTCCCACTTCACTCGTGGGTGCGATGACCTATGCCAGCAATCACCAGGTAGATGTCCTGGTCGCCGTGTTTGTGGCTATCGGTGCGATTGTCGGAGCACCGCTGGGTTCGAAGTTGCTCCGCGTTTTACCGGTGGCAGTTGTGCACTGGACCTTTATCACCATGATGGTGATTGAGGCATTCCGACTCCTCTTCGTCACAGATGTAACGCGCGGAAGTTTTGAACTGACCTTCTTTACTGGTGCAGGCCTCATTGGTCTGGGACTGCTGATGGGAGTTGCCTCCGGCATGCTCGGCATTGGTGGTGGCGTGATTGCCGTACCCGTGTTCATGAGTGTGTTTGGTCTCGCACCACTCTTGGCGAAGGGAACGTCACTGCTTGCCATGGTTCCCACAGCAATTGCAGGAACAATTCCCAACCTGAGGGCAGGGCTCGTTGTGCTCAAAGATGGAGTCGTCGTCGGCATTGCTGCCGTGGCAGCATCCTTTGGCGGAGTTGCTCTGGCGTTTATCTTGCCGGATCAACTCTCAGCTCAGCTCTTCGGGCTGTTGCTGCTGGGCGTCGCTATTCAGAGCGCAGTGCGCAGACTGAACAAGCGCGCAGTGAAGAAGTAG
- a CDS encoding DUF3073 domain-containing protein has product MGRGRQKAKHTKVARELKYFSPNTDLSALEKEIGHVSEGDEFVDKWADLYPDDEDEESEAAASA; this is encoded by the coding sequence ATGGGGCGTGGCCGTCAAAAAGCGAAGCACACTAAAGTTGCGCGCGAGCTGAAGTACTTCAGCCCAAACACAGACCTCTCTGCGCTTGAAAAAGAGATCGGTCACGTTTCTGAAGGTGACGAATTCGTCGACAAGTGGGCTGACCTCTACCCCGACGACGAAGATGAAGAAAGCGAAGCTGCAGCTTCCGCCTAA
- the purF gene encoding amidophosphoribosyltransferase, which translates to MCGIVGIVSTEPVNQQIYDALLLLQHRGQDSTGIATADGSHLHMHKTKGQVREGFRTRDMRALLGNVGLGHVRYATAGAASNEEEAQPFYVNAPYGIILVHNGNLTNTRELTNDLFRIDRRHVNTSSDTELLLNVLATELQGTVSGTELGPEHVFTALENLHKRVEGSYATIAIIAGHGLLAFRDPFGIRPLILGKRPAENGKFDYVVASESLVLESGGYEIVRDVEPGEAIFITKDGELFSRQCAENPILRPCSFEYVYLARPDSVMNGISVYETRLRMGDRLAATVAQYAPLGDIDVVMPIPDSSRPSAMQVARKLGVEYREGFFKNRYVGRTFIMPGQAQRKRSVRQKLNAMSAEFKGKNVLIVDDSIVRGTTSREIVEMARAAGANKVTFTSAAPPVRFPHVYGINMPSRQELIAHGRKIPEIAQELGADHLIYQEVADMEAAIMEGSNLTGLDVSCFTGEYVTGTITPEYLDWVERNQLS; encoded by the coding sequence ATGTGTGGCATCGTCGGAATCGTCTCTACTGAGCCGGTCAATCAGCAAATCTACGACGCACTGTTGCTTCTGCAGCACCGCGGACAAGACTCCACCGGTATCGCAACGGCAGATGGTTCACACCTGCACATGCACAAGACCAAGGGTCAGGTGCGCGAAGGATTCCGCACCCGTGACATGCGTGCCCTGCTTGGAAACGTGGGCCTGGGTCACGTTCGTTATGCCACCGCAGGCGCCGCATCAAACGAAGAAGAAGCACAGCCTTTCTACGTCAATGCCCCCTACGGCATCATCTTGGTTCACAACGGTAACCTCACCAACACCCGTGAACTCACCAACGACCTGTTCCGCATAGACCGTCGTCACGTCAACACCTCAAGCGACACTGAACTTCTGCTCAACGTTCTGGCCACCGAACTTCAGGGAACTGTTTCTGGAACTGAGCTAGGTCCCGAGCACGTCTTTACCGCCTTAGAGAACCTGCACAAGCGCGTTGAAGGTTCCTACGCCACCATCGCCATCATTGCTGGCCACGGCCTCCTCGCATTCCGTGATCCCTTCGGAATTCGCCCACTGATTCTGGGCAAGCGTCCTGCCGAAAACGGCAAGTTTGACTACGTGGTCGCCTCCGAATCTCTCGTTCTTGAGTCCGGCGGCTACGAAATCGTGCGCGATGTCGAACCAGGTGAAGCAATCTTCATTACCAAGGATGGCGAACTCTTCTCACGCCAGTGCGCAGAGAACCCTATCCTTCGTCCTTGCTCGTTCGAGTATGTCTACCTCGCTCGTCCCGACTCCGTGATGAACGGCATCTCGGTTTATGAGACTCGTCTGCGCATGGGTGACCGCCTGGCTGCCACAGTTGCGCAGTATGCGCCACTGGGCGACATCGACGTAGTCATGCCCATTCCTGACTCGTCACGTCCCTCTGCCATGCAGGTGGCTCGCAAGCTGGGCGTGGAATACCGCGAAGGTTTCTTCAAGAACCGTTACGTCGGTCGCACCTTCATCATGCCTGGGCAGGCTCAGCGCAAGCGTTCCGTCCGCCAGAAGCTCAACGCCATGTCTGCCGAGTTCAAGGGTAAGAACGTGCTCATCGTGGATGACTCGATTGTGCGAGGCACTACCTCTCGCGAGATCGTCGAAATGGCTCGCGCTGCTGGAGCGAACAAGGTGACCTTCACGTCGGCTGCTCCCCCCGTGCGCTTCCCCCATGTGTACGGCATCAACATGCCGTCGCGACAGGAGCTCATCGCACACGGTCGCAAGATTCCTGAGATTGCTCAGGAGCTTGGTGCAGACCACCTGATCTATCAGGAAGTCGCTGACATGGAAGCCGCCATCATGGAAGGCTCCAACCTGACCGGCCTTGATGTGAGCTGCTTCACCGGCGAATACGTCACCGGCACCATCACTCCCGAGTACTTGGACTGGGTCGAGCGCAACCAGCTCAGCTAG
- the purM gene encoding phosphoribosylformylglycinamidine cyclo-ligase, with the protein MSQNSSYARAGVDTAAGDLAVELMKASVKATHGPEVLGGVGGFAGLFDVSFLKSFDRPLLATSTDGVGTKVAIAQALDKHDTIGQDLVGMVVDDIIVCGARPLFMTDYIACGKVYPDRIAAIVKGIADACSATGTALVGGETAEHPGLLGVDDYDVAGAAVGVVEAADALGAERVVNGDVVIAMESSGLHSNGYSLVRHILAENKLGYSDNSADLGGVVGEVLLEPTRLYTGPLVEVLADPALAGSVHALSHVTGGGIAANLARVLPVGSWVEVDRSTWSPSNVFRVLTSLSGETLESTEGTWNLGIGMFAVVSAGSASAVVSKLSGLGIPSWVVGMVSTSERDFTGFEQGAKGVNGGAVRLVGSYAN; encoded by the coding sequence GTGAGCCAGAATTCTTCCTACGCACGTGCGGGTGTTGACACCGCTGCCGGTGACCTCGCGGTCGAACTCATGAAGGCGTCGGTGAAGGCCACGCACGGTCCCGAAGTACTTGGTGGCGTAGGCGGTTTCGCGGGACTTTTCGACGTCTCCTTCCTCAAATCTTTTGATCGTCCCCTGTTGGCAACCAGCACCGATGGTGTGGGCACCAAGGTGGCTATTGCGCAGGCACTCGACAAGCACGACACCATTGGCCAAGACCTAGTCGGCATGGTCGTAGACGACATCATCGTGTGTGGTGCACGTCCCCTCTTCATGACGGACTACATCGCTTGCGGCAAGGTATATCCAGACCGCATTGCCGCAATCGTGAAGGGCATCGCAGATGCCTGCTCGGCAACCGGCACCGCTCTCGTTGGTGGCGAAACCGCTGAGCACCCAGGCCTGTTGGGTGTCGATGACTACGACGTCGCTGGTGCAGCCGTCGGTGTTGTTGAAGCCGCTGATGCTCTCGGTGCAGAGCGCGTAGTCAACGGTGACGTCGTCATTGCCATGGAATCTTCTGGACTGCACTCCAACGGTTATTCACTTGTTCGCCACATCTTGGCCGAGAACAAGCTTGGTTACTCCGACAACTCTGCTGACCTTGGTGGTGTGGTTGGTGAGGTTCTCCTCGAGCCCACACGCCTCTACACCGGCCCACTCGTCGAGGTTCTCGCTGATCCCGCTCTTGCAGGCAGCGTGCACGCGCTCAGCCACGTCACCGGTGGTGGCATCGCTGCCAACCTGGCACGCGTTCTTCCCGTGGGTTCGTGGGTTGAAGTCGATCGCTCCACCTGGTCACCCAGCAACGTCTTCCGTGTGCTGACCTCCCTCTCGGGTGAAACTCTCGAAAGCACCGAAGGAACCTGGAACCTCGGCATCGGTATGTTTGCCGTGGTCAGTGCAGGTTCTGCCTCTGCAGTCGTGAGCAAGCTTTCTGGTCTGGGTATTCCTTCGTGGGTGGTGGGCATGGTCTCCACCTCTGAGCGTGACTTCACCGGTTTTGAGCAAGGCGCCAAGGGTGTCAACGGTGGCGCGGTTCGCCTGGTTGGCAGCTACGCAAACTAG
- a CDS encoding fluoride efflux transporter FluC — protein MKKDVLSVAIGGAIGTALRILLDIMLSLIFFSMSLVSIIVINAIGSFLLGFLVAGIWTRPKTPQWMKLAVGPGVLGGFTTFSGVMLQALLVQNPWATAGYLALSIGTSLFAALLGIWVGTPFAKKTAKRTTRKVAK, from the coding sequence GTGAAAAAAGACGTCCTTTCGGTTGCGATCGGTGGTGCCATTGGCACCGCCTTGCGCATCCTTCTGGACATCATGCTCAGCTTGATCTTCTTCAGCATGTCTTTGGTGAGCATCATCGTGATCAACGCGATTGGGTCTTTCTTGCTGGGCTTCTTGGTTGCCGGCATCTGGACCAGGCCTAAGACTCCGCAGTGGATGAAGCTAGCTGTTGGGCCTGGTGTGCTCGGTGGATTCACCACGTTCTCTGGGGTCATGCTGCAGGCACTGCTGGTTCAAAACCCGTGGGCAACCGCTGGCTATCTTGCACTCTCTATTGGAACCAGCTTGTTTGCTGCCCTGCTGGGCATCTGGGTGGGAACACCCTTTGCGAAGAAAACAGCAAAGCGCACCACCCGAAAGGTGGCGAAGTAG
- a CDS encoding sterol carrier family protein, whose product MAKPRVDSAEGHAAVAAVLAGSSERTDVASAVRYLLQLMGDATPGHTVELRVPPFGAIQCVEGPEHTRGTPPNVVEMDPPTWIALATGSLSWAGAYDAGKISASGVRSDLSTQLPLAQW is encoded by the coding sequence ATGGCTAAGCCACGGGTTGACTCTGCTGAGGGGCATGCCGCAGTTGCTGCTGTTCTAGCCGGGTCTTCAGAGCGCACTGATGTTGCTTCTGCGGTGAGATATTTACTCCAGCTCATGGGTGATGCCACTCCTGGTCACACCGTGGAACTGCGGGTTCCGCCCTTTGGCGCTATCCAGTGCGTGGAAGGGCCCGAACATACTCGTGGCACACCGCCGAATGTGGTGGAGATGGATCCACCCACCTGGATTGCTCTGGCAACCGGTTCACTCAGCTGGGCTGGGGCTTATGACGCGGGCAAGATCAGTGCATCTGGTGTGCGTAGCGATCTCAGTACTCAGCTACCACTGGCACAATGGTGA
- a CDS encoding fluoride efflux transporter FluC produces the protein MNFLSLILAIIAGGVGAGLRYSATVFAPAKKDGFPFAIFVVNAVGSLLVGLFTALLANALVTPEVAFVLVAGFCGGLTTMSTFAVDSIERLRAGHWMVAGLNIVGSTAVGLLAVGAGYLLGGGPLS, from the coding sequence ATGAACTTCCTTTCGCTCATCTTGGCCATCATTGCCGGCGGTGTGGGGGCGGGACTGCGTTATTCCGCCACGGTCTTTGCTCCGGCAAAGAAGGATGGTTTTCCTTTCGCGATCTTTGTGGTCAACGCGGTGGGTTCGCTTCTGGTTGGTTTGTTCACAGCACTGCTGGCAAATGCGCTGGTTACTCCAGAAGTTGCCTTTGTTCTCGTTGCTGGTTTCTGTGGTGGTCTCACCACCATGAGCACCTTCGCCGTTGACTCAATTGAACGACTTCGTGCTGGCCACTGGATGGTGGCTGGGCTCAATATTGTCGGAAGCACGGCAGTAGGTCTGTTGGCTGTGGGCGCTGGTTACCTTCTTGGTGGCGGTCCGCTCAGCTAA